From a single Apium graveolens cultivar Ventura chromosome 2, ASM990537v1, whole genome shotgun sequence genomic region:
- the LOC141697998 gene encoding uncharacterized protein LOC141697998, with translation MPPRRDPFHINPAQLTEMIGQAVNENGQGHQLEPFVWLGRFVKQKPDSFTASPTPIDAENWIVHLEKIFNELGCDEIQKVRLAVYKLEGGAQRWWRGVKATKGEQYAEALEWQGFKEHHDESITDYMARFIRLGGFVGTVAGTAAQQADKFKWEVADAAKDVEKERIDFRTSRSNSGSKRTRDDQGFAQGRQWYEDHSGRACYRQTGACFLCGSMSHRAKDCTVSRNTGGGGAGGGSGSQQNPTARVFALTANQEAANSGTISGTLLAGRRDAYVLFDTGLTHSVVTLSFVRHLGIAPSLLYPHMSIATPMGNSVIISDIYPEFPIVVEDIIIRLTCF, from the exons atgcctCCTAGACGTGATCCTTTTCATATTAACCCCGCTCAGCTTACTGAGATGATAGGGCAAGCAGTG AATGAGAACGGTCAGGGCCATCAGTTGGAGCCATTTGTATGGTTGGGGAGGTTTGTGAAGCAGAAACCAGACTCTTTTACTGCATCACCGACTCCTATTGATGCTGAAAACTGGATTGTTCATCTCGAAAAGATTTTTAATGAACTGGGTTGtgatgagattcagaaggtcAGGTTGGCTGTGTATAAGTTGGAGGGGGGTGCTCAGAGGTGGTGGAGAGGAGTGAAAGCTACTAAAGGGGAGCAGTATGCAGAGGCTTTAGAATGGCAGGGATTCAAGGAG CACCATGATGAGAGCATTACTGATTATATGGCGAGGTTTATAAGGTTGGGTGGATTTGTTGGGACAGTTGCAGGGACTGCTGCACAGCAGGCGGATAAATTTAAATGGG AGGTGGCTGATGCAGCAAAGGATGTTGAGAAGGAGCGCATAGATTTCAGGACTTCCAGGTCTAACAGTGGTAGTAAGAGGACTAGGGATGATCAGGGTTTTGCACAGGGTAGACAGTGGTACGAAGATCACAGTG GTAGAGCTTGTTACAGACAGACTGGGGCTTGTTTCTTGTGTGGTAGTATGTCTCATAGGGCAAAGGATTGTACAGTGTCGCGCAATACTGGTGGAGGAGGAGCTGGCGGTGGTAGTGGTAGTCAGCAGAATCCTACAGCCAGAGTGTTTGCATTGACTGCAAATCAGGAAGCAGCTAATTCTGGTACCATTTCAGGAACACTTCTTGCTGGTAGACGTGAtgcttatgtgttatttgatactgGTTTGACCCATTCTGTTGTGACTTTATCGTTTGTTCGTCATCTTGGCATTGCACCTTCATTATTATATCCCCATATGTCTATTGCTACCCCGATGGGGAATTCTGTTATTATATCTGATATATATCCAGAGTTTCCGATAGTTGTTGAAGATATAATTATAAGGTTAACTTGCTTCTGA